A genomic window from Triticum urartu cultivar G1812 chromosome 7, Tu2.1, whole genome shotgun sequence includes:
- the LOC125522446 gene encoding protein GOS9-like produces the protein MGTTIKGEDDWAIVGGTGHFEMARGVIRRKIHEKTADEEVQVLTVDGFCRVKLPTPQRMGPCDGNRGSAREIPGNKPQRLESISIRSSGAVDSISFSYYDEAGKISNSGRWGGGGGSDNPTFTFGPSEFVKEISGSIYDQYLSTLKIVTNLGRTYGPFGDSGPKPTRFSFTVPDDKTVVGFFAKSDKYLNAIGIYTV, from the exons ATGGGAACAACAATTAAGGGAGAAGATGATTGGGCTATTGTCGGAGGGACTGGTCATTTCGAAATGGCGCGTGGCGTCATTAGGAGGAAGATACATGAAAAAACAGCTGATGAAGAAGTACAGGTACTTACGGTGGATGGATTCTGCCGCGTGAAG CTCCCCACTCCTCAGAGGATGGGACCATGTGATGGAAATAGAGGTTCGGCCCGTGAAATCCCAGGAAATAAGCCCCAGCGTCTCGAGAGTATTTCAATCCGAAGCTCGGGCGCCGTTGATTCAATCTCATTCTCGTACTATGACGAAGCTGGGAAGATATCCAATTCAGGTCGttggggtggtggtggtggcagtgACAATCCAACG TTCACCTTCGGCCCATCCGAATTTGTCAAGGAAATATCCGGGTCGATCTACGACCAATATTTATCAACACTTAAGATCGTCACCAACCTGGGAAGGACGTATGGTCCTTTTGGAGACTCGGGACCCAAGCCTACTAGGTTCAGCTTTACTGTGCCAGATGATAAGACCGTCGTGGGCTTCTTTGCAAAATCTGATAAATACCTCAATGCGATTGGTATCTACACGGTTTAG